The following proteins are co-located in the Candidatus Deferrimicrobiaceae bacterium genome:
- a CDS encoding XRE family transcriptional regulator, with translation MENIDVGKRIKSIRKRKGLTLQELAEKSGISATAISAIERNVSSPTVTTLAGIGRALGESLSSLLGESDIEYVVTRGNQRERLATEIRDVDFSSLASGIPGQRFQPMLSVLKPGAGSGTDYINHRGEDFFYVVDGSLVVEMMGREEKLEAGDSLYLRSNTPYRWKNSSSSQTQLLVVSTP, from the coding sequence TTGGAAAATATTGACGTCGGCAAGAGAATCAAGAGCATCCGGAAACGCAAGGGCCTTACGCTACAGGAACTTGCAGAGAAGAGCGGAATCTCCGCAACGGCCATCAGCGCCATCGAGCGGAACGTGTCCTCGCCGACCGTGACGACGCTCGCAGGCATCGGGCGGGCGCTCGGCGAATCGCTCTCCTCGCTTCTCGGCGAGAGCGACATCGAGTACGTCGTGACCCGCGGAAACCAGCGTGAACGGCTGGCGACCGAGATCCGGGACGTCGACTTCAGCAGCCTCGCTTCCGGCATCCCCGGGCAGCGGTTCCAGCCCATGCTCAGCGTGCTGAAGCCCGGCGCCGGCAGCGGCACCGACTACATCAACCACCGCGGCGAAGATTTCTTCTACGTCGTGGACGGTTCGCTCGTGGTCGAGATGATGGGCCGGGAAGAGAAGCTCGAGGCGGGCGACAGCCTCTACCTGCGGAGCAACACGCCTTACCGCTGGAAGAACAGCTCGAGCAGCCAGACGCAACTCCTGGTCGTGTCGACTCCGTAA
- the nth gene encoding endonuclease III, which yields MTTRRKGVESAVPVILSFLDSTYPDARIVLDFRTPIQLLVSTVLAAQCTDDRVNRVTPGLFAQWPDAAAMSGASQEAMEEAVRSTGFYRNKAKAIRELAAALVSRHGGEVPADLEALTRLPGVGRKTASVVLGGCFGIPALPVDTHVGRVSFRLGLTASKDPVRIEQDLAAVIPRSRWWDFTTRLGWHGRRVCVARKPHCPECGLEPICPKQGLSVQ from the coding sequence ATGACGACGCGACGGAAAGGCGTCGAATCCGCCGTCCCCGTCATTCTTTCCTTCCTCGATTCGACCTACCCCGACGCCCGCATCGTCCTGGATTTCAGGACGCCCATCCAACTTCTGGTCTCGACGGTGCTGGCGGCGCAGTGCACCGACGACCGGGTGAACCGGGTGACGCCGGGCCTTTTTGCGCAATGGCCCGATGCAGCGGCCATGTCCGGCGCCTCGCAGGAAGCGATGGAGGAAGCGGTCCGCTCGACCGGCTTCTACCGGAACAAGGCCAAGGCGATCCGGGAGCTGGCCGCCGCGCTGGTCTCTCGGCACGGCGGCGAGGTGCCTGCCGACCTCGAGGCGCTCACCCGCCTGCCGGGCGTCGGCCGGAAGACAGCTTCGGTCGTGCTCGGCGGATGTTTCGGGATACCCGCCTTGCCGGTCGACACGCACGTCGGCCGGGTTTCGTTCCGGCTGGGCTTGACGGCATCCAAGGATCCGGTCCGGATCGAACAGGATCTGGCTGCGGTCATCCCCAGATCGCGCTGGTGGGATTTCACGACCCGGCTGGGTTGGCACGGACGTCGGGTGTGCGTCGCCCGTAAACCGCATTGTCCCGAATGCGGCCTCGAACCGATCTGCCCGAAACAGGGACTCTCCGTTCAATAA
- the amrA gene encoding AmmeMemoRadiSam system protein A codes for MSNGQSAEPPYLPEEARAELLSIARHAVEGYLKNGDLSAEAPATPKLSEPGAAFVTLTKGGRLRGCIGYTEPVAPLYRTVQECAIAAAIEDPRFPPVTGAEAAGLRFEISVLTPLRPIRPEEVRVGIDGLVVSKGSRRGLLLPQVAIEYGWDRETFLSQTCVKAGLPLDAWREGAAIHAFTAEVFSEKR; via the coding sequence ATGAGCAACGGACAATCCGCCGAACCCCCATATCTGCCCGAGGAAGCGCGCGCGGAACTGCTCTCCATCGCGCGCCATGCCGTCGAGGGTTACCTGAAAAACGGCGATCTCTCCGCCGAAGCGCCCGCGACGCCGAAACTCTCGGAACCCGGGGCGGCCTTCGTCACCTTGACGAAGGGAGGGCGTTTGCGAGGGTGCATCGGCTATACCGAGCCCGTCGCGCCGCTCTATCGCACGGTCCAGGAATGCGCTATCGCGGCCGCGATCGAAGACCCGCGGTTCCCGCCCGTCACCGGGGCCGAGGCTGCCGGGCTGCGGTTCGAGATCTCCGTGCTGACGCCGCTTCGCCCGATCCGCCCCGAGGAAGTGCGCGTGGGCATCGACGGCCTTGTGGTTTCGAAAGGGAGCCGGCGCGGGTTGCTGTTGCCCCAGGTGGCCATCGAATACGGCTGGGACCGTGAAACGTTCCTTTCCCAGACCTGCGTGAAAGCGGGGCTGCCGCTCGATGCGTGGCGCGAGGGGGCCGCGATCCATGCGTTCACCGCGGAAGTCTTTTCCGAAAAGCGATGA